The Cronobacter sakazakii genome has a window encoding:
- the purM gene encoding phosphoribosylformylglycinamidine cyclo-ligase, whose translation MTDKTSLSYKDAGVDIDAGNALVDRIKGVVKKTRRPEVMGGLGGFGALCALPQKYREPVLVSGTDGVGTKLRLAMDLKRHDTIGIDLVAMCVNDLVVQGAEPLFFLDYYATGKLDVDTAASVINGIAEGCLQSGCALVGGETAEMPGMYHGDDYDVAGFCVGVVEKSEIIDGSKVADGDVLVALASSGPHSNGYSLVRKILEVSGADPQTTELDGKPLADHLLAPTRIYVKPVLELIEKLEVHAIAHLTGGGFWENIPRVLPDNTQAVIDEASWQWPAVFNWLQQAGNVSRHEMYRTFNCGVGMVIALPAAEADNAVALLNSLGETAWKIGAIKASDAQERVVIA comes from the coding sequence GTGACCGACAAAACCTCTCTCAGCTATAAAGATGCCGGTGTTGATATTGATGCTGGTAACGCTCTGGTCGACCGAATCAAAGGCGTCGTGAAAAAAACCCGTCGCCCGGAAGTGATGGGTGGCCTGGGCGGCTTCGGCGCCCTCTGCGCGCTGCCGCAGAAATACCGCGAGCCGGTGCTGGTCTCCGGGACGGACGGCGTCGGCACCAAGCTGCGTCTGGCGATGGATCTGAAACGTCACGACACGATTGGCATCGATCTGGTGGCGATGTGCGTCAACGATCTGGTGGTACAGGGCGCTGAGCCGCTGTTCTTCCTCGATTACTACGCGACCGGCAAGCTGGATGTGGATACCGCGGCAAGCGTGATTAACGGCATCGCCGAAGGCTGCCTGCAATCCGGCTGCGCGCTGGTGGGCGGCGAAACGGCGGAAATGCCGGGCATGTATCACGGCGACGATTACGACGTGGCCGGTTTCTGCGTCGGCGTAGTGGAAAAATCAGAGATTATCGACGGCTCGAAAGTCGCCGATGGCGACGTACTGGTCGCGCTAGCTTCCAGCGGTCCGCACTCCAACGGCTACTCGCTGGTGCGTAAAATTCTTGAAGTGAGCGGCGCGGACCCGCAAACCACCGAGCTTGACGGCAAACCGCTCGCCGATCACCTGCTGGCCCCTACCCGCATCTATGTAAAACCGGTGCTGGAGCTGATTGAGAAGCTTGAAGTCCATGCCATCGCCCACCTGACCGGCGGCGGCTTCTGGGAAAACATTCCGCGCGTGCTGCCGGACAACACCCAGGCCGTGATTGATGAAGCCTCCTGGCAGTGGCCGGCGGTCTTCAACTGGCTACAGCAGGCGGGCAACGTCAGCCGTCATGAAATGTACCGCACCTTTAACTGCGGCGTTGGCATGGTCATCGCCCTGCCAGCCGCAGAAGCGGATAACGCGGTAGCGCTGCTCAATAGCCTTGGCGAAACCGCATGGAAAATCGGCGCGATTAAAGCCTCCGATGCCCAGGAACGCGTGGTTATTGCGTAA
- the upp gene encoding uracil phosphoribosyltransferase, whose translation MKIVEVKHPLVKHKLGLMREHDISTKRFRELASEVGSLLTYEATADLLTEKVTIEGWNGPVEIEQIKGKKITVVPILRAGLGMMEGVLENVPSARISVVGVYRDEETLEPVPYFQKLVSNIDERMALVVDPMLATGGSMIATIDLLKKAGCTSIKVLVLVAAPEGIKALEKAHPDIELYTASIDKGLNEHGYIIPGLGDAGDKIFGTK comes from the coding sequence ATGAAGATCGTTGAAGTGAAACACCCGCTGGTTAAACACAAGCTGGGCCTGATGCGCGAGCATGACATCAGCACCAAGCGTTTTCGTGAACTCGCCTCTGAAGTGGGCAGCCTGCTGACCTATGAAGCCACAGCCGATCTGCTGACGGAAAAAGTGACCATTGAAGGCTGGAACGGCCCGGTGGAAATCGAGCAGATCAAAGGCAAGAAAATTACCGTAGTGCCTATTCTGCGCGCCGGTCTTGGCATGATGGAAGGGGTGCTGGAGAACGTACCGAGCGCGCGTATCAGCGTGGTCGGCGTTTACCGTGATGAAGAAACCCTGGAGCCGGTGCCGTATTTCCAGAAGCTGGTTTCTAATATCGACGAGCGCATGGCGCTGGTTGTCGACCCGATGCTGGCGACAGGCGGTTCGATGATCGCCACTATCGACCTGCTGAAGAAAGCGGGCTGCACCAGCATCAAAGTGCTGGTTCTGGTTGCCGCGCCGGAAGGCATCAAGGCGCTGGAAAAAGCGCACCCGGATATCGAGCTTTATACCGCGTCCATCGACAAGGGGCTTAACGAGCACGGGTACATCATCCCGGGCCTCGGCGATGCGGGCGATAAAATATTTGGTACGAAATAA
- the uraA gene encoding uracil permease, translated as MTRRAIGVSERPPLLQTIPLSLQHLFAMFGATVLVPILFHINPATVLLFNGIGTLLYLFICKGKIPAYLGSSFAFISPVLLLLPLGYEMALGGFIVCGALFCIVALIVKKAGTGWLDVMFPPAAMGAIVAVIGLELAGVAANMAGLLPAEGQTADSTTITISLVTLAVTVFGSVLFRGFLAIIPILIGVLAGYALSFAMGVVDTTPIANAHWFALPTFYTPRFEWFAIFTILPAALVVIAEHVGHLVVTANIVKKDLIRDPGLHRSMFANGFSTMISGFFGSTPNTTYGENIGVMAITRVYSTWVIGGAAIIAILLSCVGKLAAAIQIIPVPVMGGVSLLLYGVIGASGIRVLIESKVDYSKAQNLILTSVILIIGVSGAKVHIGAAELKGMALATIVGVALSLIFKLINVLRPEETVLDADEHEKSPH; from the coding sequence ATGACGCGCCGTGCTATCGGGGTAAGTGAACGTCCGCCGCTCTTACAGACTATCCCGCTTAGTTTGCAGCACCTGTTCGCCATGTTTGGCGCAACCGTGCTGGTGCCCATCCTGTTTCATATTAACCCGGCCACCGTACTGCTGTTTAACGGCATCGGCACGCTGCTGTATCTCTTTATCTGTAAAGGCAAAATCCCGGCGTATCTGGGCTCAAGCTTTGCCTTTATCTCGCCCGTGTTGCTGTTGCTGCCGCTCGGCTATGAGATGGCGCTCGGCGGGTTTATCGTCTGCGGCGCGCTGTTTTGCATCGTGGCGCTGATTGTCAAAAAAGCGGGCACCGGCTGGCTCGACGTGATGTTCCCGCCTGCGGCGATGGGTGCCATCGTCGCGGTTATCGGCCTGGAGCTGGCGGGCGTTGCGGCCAATATGGCGGGCCTGCTGCCTGCAGAAGGCCAGACGGCGGATTCCACTACAATCACTATTTCGCTGGTAACGCTGGCGGTCACGGTGTTTGGCTCGGTGCTGTTCCGCGGTTTTCTCGCGATCATACCGATTCTCATCGGCGTGCTGGCGGGCTATGCGCTCTCCTTCGCGATGGGCGTTGTGGATACCACGCCGATCGCCAATGCTCACTGGTTTGCGCTGCCGACATTCTATACGCCGCGCTTTGAGTGGTTTGCCATCTTCACCATTCTGCCTGCGGCGCTGGTGGTCATAGCCGAGCATGTCGGGCATCTGGTGGTAACGGCGAACATCGTGAAAAAAGATCTGATCCGCGATCCGGGCCTGCACCGCTCGATGTTCGCGAACGGTTTCTCGACGATGATTTCCGGTTTCTTCGGCTCCACGCCGAACACGACCTATGGCGAGAATATCGGCGTTATGGCGATCACCCGCGTTTACAGCACCTGGGTTATTGGTGGCGCTGCGATCATTGCGATTTTGCTCTCCTGCGTTGGCAAACTGGCGGCGGCGATCCAGATTATCCCGGTGCCGGTGATGGGCGGCGTTTCGCTGCTGCTCTACGGCGTGATCGGCGCATCCGGTATTCGCGTACTGATTGAATCCAAAGTGGATTACAGCAAGGCGCAGAACCTGATCCTGACGTCAGTCATCCTGATCATTGGCGTCAGCGGCGCGAAAGTGCATATTGGCGCGGCCGAGCTGAAAGGCATGGCGCTGGCAACGATTGTCGGCGTGGCGCTGAGCCTGATTTTCAAACTTATCAATGTATTGCGCCCGGAAGAGACGGTGCTTGACGCTGACGAGCACGAAAAATCGCCGCACTGA